In Prosthecobacter sp. SYSU 5D2, one genomic interval encodes:
- a CDS encoding substrate-binding domain-containing protein has product MKNKAPTTPSLPKRLSLVAQTVDSLCEGIRNGHWQKELPGERELCQSLQVSRRTLRSALDEIQRQGWIEVTERQRRRIKNRRTRQPAPTPKKVVAILMPGSFLSLPSRITFVMDTLRSKLTAAGCVVQFHIHPACYTSSPARALEQFVTDHPATVWLVLSAQEPMQRWFARQPFSSLILGSCAPGISLPSVDVDLHAACHHAGGLLWRKGHRQIGLVLFKGIYGGDIASEEGLREALKDMPGAHLHVLRHDNQAASLCALLDESMRSAKPPTAYLVAGATPVLTVMMHLMRRGKRIPQDVSVISRDNDPILDATSPSVARYAIQPEQLATRIALAVRQLAETRTMPAHAIRLMPTFIPGDSA; this is encoded by the coding sequence ATGAAAAACAAAGCGCCCACCACCCCCAGTCTTCCCAAGCGCCTCTCCCTCGTGGCACAAACCGTGGACAGTCTGTGCGAGGGAATCCGCAATGGCCACTGGCAAAAGGAACTCCCCGGTGAGCGCGAGCTCTGCCAGAGCCTGCAAGTCAGCCGCCGTACCCTACGCTCCGCCCTGGATGAAATCCAGCGCCAGGGCTGGATCGAGGTCACTGAGCGCCAGCGACGCCGCATCAAAAACCGCCGCACCAGGCAGCCCGCCCCCACGCCCAAAAAGGTCGTCGCCATCCTCATGCCCGGCTCCTTCCTGTCTCTGCCCTCCCGCATCACCTTTGTCATGGACACTCTCCGCAGCAAGCTCACTGCGGCAGGCTGCGTCGTTCAGTTCCACATCCATCCCGCCTGTTATACCTCCAGCCCCGCCCGCGCCTTGGAGCAGTTCGTGACGGATCACCCCGCCACTGTCTGGCTCGTGCTCAGCGCCCAGGAGCCCATGCAGCGCTGGTTTGCCCGGCAGCCCTTCTCCAGCCTCATCCTCGGCTCCTGCGCCCCCGGCATCAGCCTCCCATCTGTGGATGTGGACCTCCATGCCGCCTGCCATCATGCTGGCGGCCTGCTCTGGCGCAAGGGCCACCGCCAGATCGGCCTCGTTCTTTTCAAAGGCATCTACGGCGGCGACATCGCCAGTGAAGAAGGCCTGCGCGAAGCCCTCAAGGACATGCCCGGAGCCCACCTCCACGTGCTGCGCCACGACAACCAGGCCGCCAGCCTCTGTGCCCTCCTGGATGAATCCATGCGCTCTGCCAAGCCGCCCACCGCCTACCTCGTCGCCGGGGCCACCCCCGTATTGACCGTCATGATGCACCTCATGCGCCGGGGCAAACGCATCCCCCAGGACGTCAGCGTCATCTCACGGGACAACGACCCCATCCTGGATGCCACCAGCCCCAGCGTCGCCCGTTACGCCATCCAGCCGGAGCAGCTCGCCACCCGCATCGCCCTCGCCGTGCGCCAGCTTGCCGAGACCCGCACCATGCCCGCCCACGCCATCCGCCTCATGCCCACCTTCATTCCCGGCGATTCGGCCTAA
- a CDS encoding thiolase family protein, which produces MIYSAPVYITAARRSPIGRLGGSLQTLSATDLALPVAQSIIPEVLKPAIQQVILGQVLQAGSGMNVARQLGLRLGLPQATPAYMVNMVCGSGMKAVTLAADAIASGESTLALAGGVESMSQAPHYASALRTGCKLGHSSLVDAILADGLTDPVLNIGMGETAERIVDSCGISRADQDAFALRSQQLASANRAAFQREIVPIQIRDVLIEHDEHPRADTTLEKLAKLKPAFRKEGSVTAGNSSGVNDGSALLLLASAAAIDTHHLTARARIIGTTAVGCDPATMGLGPVHAIRRLCEETGWNLADVDAIEINEAFAAQALACARQLGLDLARLNQRGGAIALGHPVGCSGARVLVTLLHLMEDLNLHRGIASLCIGGGMGIAMAIER; this is translated from the coding sequence ATGATCTATTCCGCCCCCGTTTACATCACCGCCGCCAGGCGCTCTCCCATCGGCCGCTTGGGGGGCAGCTTGCAGACCTTGTCCGCCACAGATCTGGCCCTGCCCGTCGCCCAATCCATCATTCCCGAAGTGCTCAAACCCGCCATCCAGCAGGTCATCCTCGGCCAGGTTTTGCAAGCAGGCTCCGGAATGAATGTGGCCCGCCAGCTCGGTCTCCGGCTCGGTCTGCCGCAGGCCACCCCGGCCTATATGGTGAACATGGTCTGCGGCTCCGGCATGAAAGCCGTGACCCTCGCAGCCGATGCCATCGCCAGTGGCGAATCCACCCTGGCTCTCGCCGGCGGTGTCGAATCCATGAGCCAGGCCCCGCACTACGCCAGCGCCCTGCGTACCGGCTGCAAGTTGGGCCATAGCTCCCTCGTGGATGCCATTCTCGCTGATGGCCTAACCGATCCTGTGTTAAATATCGGCATGGGTGAGACTGCTGAGCGCATCGTGGACTCATGCGGCATCTCCCGTGCAGATCAGGATGCCTTTGCCCTCCGCAGCCAGCAGCTTGCCAGCGCCAACCGCGCCGCCTTCCAGCGTGAGATTGTCCCCATCCAGATCCGCGATGTCCTCATCGAACACGACGAGCATCCGCGTGCCGACACCACGCTTGAGAAGCTGGCCAAACTCAAACCCGCCTTTCGCAAAGAAGGCAGCGTCACCGCAGGTAACTCCTCCGGCGTCAATGACGGCTCCGCCCTCCTCCTACTGGCCTCCGCAGCCGCCATTGATACCCACCACCTCACCGCCCGCGCCCGCATCATCGGCACCACCGCCGTCGGCTGCGATCCCGCCACCATGGGCCTCGGCCCGGTGCATGCCATCCGCCGTTTGTGTGAAGAGACCGGCTGGAATCTGGCCGATGTGGACGCCATCGAGATCAATGAAGCCTTTGCCGCCCAGGCCCTCGCCTGCGCCCGCCAGCTCGGCCTGGATCTTGCCCGACTGAACCAGCGCGGTGGTGCCATCGCCCTCGGCCATCCGGTGGGCTGCAGCGGTGCCCGCGTTCTCGTCACCCTCCTTCACCTCATGGAGGACCTGAACCTGCATCGCGGCATCGCCTCCCTCTGCATCGGCGGCGGCATGGGCATCGCCATGGCCATTGAGCGCTGA
- a CDS encoding malonate decarboxylase subunit alpha translates to MRAAARFVTADEAIAAIPDGATVAVGGFVGAGHPEMLTAALERRFLETGTPNGLTLYYCAGQGDRIGRGLNHLAHAGLIKRVIGGHWNLAPKLGALALANEIEAYNFPQGVLSVLLREIAAKRPGLITQVGLNTFIDATHSGGRMNARTTEPLVERIELDGQTWLRYKPVPVTVGLIRATHADSRGNLSMEREGLVGEVLPIAQAAKNHGGIVIAQVENFVDQLPDPKAVRVPGILVDYIVPSHGVQHDQTFGETFNADYVRTCLGSFDLPPMAFSERKIIGQRALHEIRQGDIVNLGIGLPESVAQVAAETGRLQDFTLTVESGPIGGVPASGLSFGCSHFPEAIIDQPSQFDFYDGGGLDIAVLGAVEVDAEGSVNVASFAGRFAGVGGFVNIVQSARRLVFCLTLRAGELEVQMQDGRLVIVKEGRHAKFVPSIQHVCFHGPTAVQRGQQVLYVTERAVFELTADGLVLTELAPGIDLQTQVLDQMAFTPSIGNVIPMPSGCFPLSS, encoded by the coding sequence ATGAGGGCCGCCGCCCGTTTTGTCACCGCCGATGAAGCCATCGCCGCCATTCCCGATGGCGCGACCGTGGCCGTGGGCGGCTTTGTCGGAGCCGGCCATCCGGAGATGCTCACAGCGGCCCTGGAGCGGCGTTTCCTTGAAACCGGCACGCCCAATGGCCTAACGCTTTATTATTGCGCTGGCCAGGGCGACCGCATCGGACGCGGCCTCAACCACCTGGCCCATGCCGGGCTCATCAAACGGGTCATCGGCGGCCATTGGAACCTCGCCCCCAAGCTCGGCGCACTGGCCTTGGCCAATGAAATCGAAGCCTACAATTTCCCTCAAGGCGTGCTCAGCGTTTTGCTGCGTGAGATCGCCGCGAAGCGCCCCGGCCTCATCACCCAGGTCGGCCTGAACACCTTCATTGACGCCACCCACAGCGGCGGCCGCATGAACGCCCGCACCACCGAACCCCTGGTGGAGCGCATCGAGCTGGATGGCCAGACCTGGCTGCGTTACAAACCGGTGCCCGTCACCGTCGGCCTCATCCGTGCCACGCATGCAGACTCGCGCGGCAATCTCAGCATGGAGCGCGAAGGTCTCGTCGGCGAGGTCCTCCCCATCGCCCAGGCCGCGAAAAATCACGGCGGCATCGTCATCGCCCAGGTGGAAAATTTTGTGGACCAGCTCCCGGATCCCAAGGCCGTGCGTGTGCCCGGCATCCTGGTAGATTACATCGTCCCCAGCCACGGCGTGCAGCATGACCAGACCTTTGGCGAGACGTTTAATGCAGACTACGTCCGCACCTGCCTGGGCAGTTTTGACCTGCCGCCCATGGCCTTTTCCGAGCGCAAAATCATCGGCCAGCGCGCCCTTCATGAGATTCGCCAGGGCGACATCGTGAACCTCGGCATTGGCCTGCCTGAAAGCGTCGCCCAGGTGGCGGCGGAGACCGGCCGCTTGCAGGATTTCACCCTCACTGTGGAAAGCGGCCCCATCGGCGGCGTCCCCGCCTCCGGCCTCAGCTTCGGTTGCAGCCACTTCCCGGAGGCCATCATAGACCAGCCTTCGCAGTTTGACTTTTACGACGGCGGCGGCCTGGACATCGCCGTGCTCGGTGCCGTGGAAGTGGATGCCGAAGGCAGTGTCAATGTGGCCAGTTTTGCCGGCCGTTTTGCGGGTGTCGGCGGTTTTGTCAACATCGTCCAAAGCGCCCGCCGACTGGTCTTTTGCCTCACCCTTCGCGCTGGAGAATTGGAAGTGCAGATGCAGGACGGCAGGCTCGTCATCGTCAAAGAAGGCCGCCATGCCAAATTCGTCCCCAGCATCCAGCACGTCTGCTTTCACGGCCCCACGGCCGTGCAGCGCGGCCAGCAGGTACTGTATGTAACGGAGCGCGCCGTCTTTGAACTGACCGCCGATGGCCTCGTCCTCACCGAGCTCGCACCCGGCATTGACCTGCAAACTCAGGTGCTGGACCAGATGGCCTTTACACCCTCCATTGGCAATGTGATCCCCATGCCCTCCGGCTGCTTTCCCCTTTCCTCATGA
- a CDS encoding SDR family NAD(P)-dependent oxidoreductase yields the protein MNLSIDLQGKVALITGASQGIGAQMARTFHQAGATVVLNHPGIGSSAEDAAKIAAELNALRTGSADVCAADVAKAENVQAMMVHIRQQHGGLDYLINNAAILRDRTIAKMSHEEWESVMDVNLSGVFHCCKYGLEILRDHGSIVSMGSIAAIQGFYGQANYAAAKAGVQAMMRVLSREAARRSIRANAIAPGVVDTAMAATIPESVRAEMLKNVPLGRFATTEEIANVALFLCSPLASYITGQTIEVNGGWRG from the coding sequence ATGAACCTCAGCATAGACCTTCAAGGCAAAGTCGCCCTCATCACCGGCGCATCCCAGGGCATTGGCGCCCAGATGGCGCGTACCTTTCATCAGGCAGGCGCTACCGTCGTGCTTAACCATCCCGGCATCGGCAGCAGCGCGGAGGATGCTGCCAAAATTGCCGCCGAACTCAATGCCCTGCGCACCGGCAGCGCCGATGTGTGCGCGGCCGATGTCGCCAAGGCTGAAAACGTCCAGGCCATGATGGTACACATCCGTCAGCAGCACGGCGGGCTGGATTATCTCATCAATAACGCCGCCATCCTGCGTGACCGCACCATCGCGAAGATGAGCCACGAGGAGTGGGAATCCGTGATGGATGTTAACCTCTCCGGCGTCTTCCACTGCTGCAAATACGGCCTGGAGATCCTGCGGGATCACGGCTCAATCGTCAGTATGGGCAGCATCGCCGCCATCCAGGGCTTTTATGGCCAGGCCAACTACGCCGCCGCCAAGGCCGGTGTGCAGGCCATGATGCGCGTGCTCAGCCGTGAGGCCGCCCGCCGCAGCATCCGCGCCAATGCCATCGCCCCCGGTGTGGTGGATACCGCCATGGCCGCCACCATTCCCGAAAGCGTCCGCGCCGAGATGTTGAAGAACGTCCCGTTAGGCCGCTTCGCCACCACGGAGGAGATCGCCAACGTCGCCCTCTTCCTCTGCTCCCCTCTGGCCTCCTACATCACCGGCCAGACCATTGAAGTCAACGGAGGCTGGCGCGGATGA